The DNA window GTCCAGCACCTCGGTGATGACGTCCGAGCGGTGGTTGCTCTTGAGATCCAACAGCTTGGTGCTGATCCCCTGACCGACCAGGCCTTTGTAGATGGCGTGGGCCATCTTCTCGGTGCTGTGCCACATGGTGTCGTAGATGATGAGGGCCTTTTTCGCCGGCTTCTGGGCGGCCCAGCCAGCGTACGCCTCGATGATCCGGCCCGGCTCGGCCCGCCAGATGAGGCCGTGATCCGGGGCAATGGTGTCGAACACCAGCCCCAGCTCCTGGATCTTGGCCACCAGCTTGGGGATGAGCTTCGAGTACGGCAGGAGGATGTTGGCGTAGTATTTGGCCGCATGGCGCATAAGCTCGGTCATCTCCACCTGGTCATCGAAGCGCTCGCTGGTGGCCCAGTGCTGGCCAAAGGCGTCGCTGGAGACGAGAAGCCGATCCTCTGGCAGGTAGGAGAACATGCTGTCCGGCCAGTGGAGCATGCGGGTCTCCAGAAACTGGACCGTGCGGCGGCCTATCGAGATGGTCTGGCCGGAGGCCACCGTCTCCAGGGGCCAGTCCGGCCGGTGGAAATGGGAAAGGATGGCCTTGTGGCCCATGTCCGAGCAGAAAATCTTCTTGGGCCTGACGATCTCGACCATCTCCGGCAGGGCGCCGGAATGGTCCATCTCCACATGGTTGACCACGATGTAGTCGATCTGGGCGGGATCGATATGGCTGCGCAGCCGGTGCAGCAGATCCCCCTCGAAGCCCTTCTTCACGGTGTCGAAGAGGGTGGGGTGCTCGTCCAGAGCCAGGTAGGCGTTGTAGGTGGTGCCCTTGTAAGTGCTGTAGCCGTGGAAGTCACGAACCTTCCAGTCCACAGCGCCCACCCAGTGGATATCCTTCTTGACCTCGGTCTGTGTCATGGGAGCGACTCCTGGGGAAGGATCTCAGCCGGCGGCCGGCTTGGCACTGCCGGTGCCGGGCATGACGAAGCGGCGCTGGGCCAGCTCGGTGTCGAGAAAGAACAGCGGCGCCGAGGCATCCCCGGCCAGGCGCAGCTTGTCCACGATGGCCCCGGCGTTGGCCTCTTCCTCCACCTGCTCGGAGACGAACCACTGGAGGAAGTTGGTGGAGGCATGATCCCGCTCGGCCAGGGCCTGGTCGAGAAGGCCGTTGATGAGGCCCGTCACCTTGCGCTCGTGGGCCAGGGTGTCCTGGAAGACCGCCAGGGCCGAGGCCCATTCCAGGGGGGGCGCTGCGATGGCCGCCAGGCGCACCCGGCCGCCCCGCTCGCCGATGTGAGCGAAGAACTTCATGGCGTGGAAGGCCTCTTCCTGGGCCTGCATCCGCATCCAGTTGGCGCAGCCCGAAAGGCCCGCCGACTCGAAATAGGCGGCCATGGCCAGATAAAGGTAGGAGGAGTACAGCTCCGCGTTCAGCTGGCCGTTCATGGCCTCTTCCATGGTGGGGGAAAGCATGGTGTCAGCTCCTCCACAGGCCGTGCAGATTGCAGTATTCCCGAGCGGTCACCACCTTGGCCGACGTGGCGAAGAAGGCCTCCGGCGCCTGGCCCGGGGCCAGGAACTGGCGGAGGGCCTGGCCATCGGCCAACAGCTCGATCCACTGGATAAAGTGCTTTTCTTCCATGGGATGGGGCACGCTGCCCACCTTCACCTTGAAGCCGCCCGCCACCTGCTCCACCACCGGCACGTGCTTCTCCCGGGAGGCGTCCACGGTGTTCTCGGTCATGAGCTTCATGGGCTGGCCGCAGCAGACCAGCTCGCCGTCGCTGGCATGGAGCATCTCGACAATGTTGCCGCAGACCTCGCACCGGTAAACCTGATGGCGCTCGTTCATGATTTCGTCTCCCGTTGGCAGAGTGCTTGTCCTGTCGAGCCGGTCGCAGGGCCGGCTCGGCTACCAGTTCTCGCCCAGGAGCTCGAAGTAGGCCTGCTCGTGGGCGCAGGCTGGGCAGCGGCTCGGGGCGTCGGTGCTGTGGTGCAGATAGCCGCAGTTGCGGCAGCGCCAGGTGGTGGCCTGGTCCCGGTGGAAGACTCGGCCGGCGGTGATGTTGGCAGCCAGATCCAGGTAGCGCTTCTCGTGCTGCCTTTCAGCCACCGACACCGCCTCGAAAACGGCGGCCACTTCGGCAAAGCCCTCCTCCCGGGCGATGGCGGCAAAGCCGGGATACAGGGTGCTGTGCTCGTGGCGCTCCCCCATGGCCGCGGCCTCCAGGTTGGCCAGTGTGGCGCCGATGACCCCGGCCGGAAAGGTTCCTGAGATCTCCAGGTCCTGGCCTTCCAGGAACTTGAAGAAGCGCTTGGCATGCTCCTTCTCCTGGTCGGCGGTCTCCAGGAAGATGGCCTCGATCTGGCGAAAGCCATCCTTTTTGGCCTGGCTGGCGAAGTAGGTGTACCGGTTGCGGGCCTGGGATTCGCCCGCAAAGGCGGCGAGGAGGCTTTTTTCGGTTTCGGTGCCCATGAGCTTGCCCATGTTCTTCTTCTCCTTAAGAGATGGGGGATGCGGGTTGATCCTCTGGATCAGGCTCGGCGCCGGCGGCCTGGCAGTGCGGGCAGCGGCCGGAGAACACCACCTGGCAGCCAGTGAGTGCAAAGTCCGTGCCGCATTGGGCGATGGAGGTCAGGTCCGGCAGCTCGCAATCGGCCAGCACGTCCCCGACCCGGCCGCAGCCCTCGCAACGAACATGGTGATGGGGCGTCATCGTGCCGTCGAAGCGCTTCTGCTGGCCGGCCAGCTCGATCTTGCGCACCAGCCCCGATTCGGCCAGGATCTCCAGATTGCGGTACACGGTGGCCAGGCTGATGCGAGGCGCCCGGCGACGGATGAGCTGGAAGATCTCGTCCACCGTGGGATGGCTCGTCAGCTCCCGCAGGGTCTCCAGGATCACCTGACGCTGATAGGTCATGATCAAGTCAGGCCCGCCTGCCATGGCATTCCTCCCAGAGAATGATTCCTAATAGCAAAGCCGTCCTGGGCCTGTCAAGGGGGCAAAGTGCGGCCGCCCTCCCGGGCGCGGGTCAGGGCAAAGGTGGCACCATTATCAGACCGGCTCTCCGGATTTGTAAAGGGGTTTCGCTGCTGTAGGCCCTTGCGGCCACCGGCCAGCGGCGGGGGAATCGGTTGCCTTCCCGCCAGGCCCCTGGTATAACCAAGGCCAGCTCTGCCCGCCGCTGGCGCGGTGCTCCGGCCCGCATGGTGCCTGGGCCGGGGCGGGCTCTGCCAGGGCGACAAGGAGGAAGGAGCATGGTGGCCAGGATCGAGGTGGGACTGAAGCCTGAGTTCGTGGACGCGTATGGCGGCACCGTCGCGCGCCGCATCGCCGGCGACCTGCACCTGCCCATCGCCGGGGTGCGCACCTTGAAGGTCTTCACGGTGGACGCCGAGCTGGGCCAGGCGGAGCTGGCCGCCCTGGCGGGGGAGGCCTTCCGGGATCCGGTGACCCAGGAGGCCTCCCTGGGCTCCCTGGCCCTGGACGGGGGCCTGGCCTTCGACTGGGTGGTCGAGGTGGGCTTTCGGCCCGGGGTGACCGACAACGAGGGGCATACCGCGGCCCAGGCCCTGGCGCTCCTCCTGGGACGCCGCCTGACCGCCGGGGAGGGGGTGTTCACCTCGGTGCAGTACCTTCTTGAGGGCCCTTTGCGCCGGGAGCAGGTGGAGATGGTGGCCAGAAGCCTTCTGGCCAACGAGCTCATCCAGCGCTTTGCCGTCAAGGACCGGGCCCAGTTTGTGGCAGACCAGGGAATGGAGAAGGTGGTGCCCCGGGTCACCGGCCTGGTCTCCGCCGCGGTGGCCGAGATCGACCTCGATGTGCCGGATGCGGAGCTTAGGCGCATCAGCCGGGAGGGCACCCTGGCGCTGACGGTCCCGGAGATGACCATCATCCGCGACTACCTCAAGCGGCCTGAGGTGCTGGCGCGCCGGGCCCGCTACGGCCTTGGGGAGCGGGTCACCGACGTGGAGCTGGAGAGCCTGGCCCAGACCTGGTCCGAGCACTGCAAGCACAAGATCTTCAACGCGGTCATCGACTACCGCGACTTGGCCACCGGCGAGAGCGCGACCATCACCAGCCTTTTCGACACCTATATCCGGGCCTCCACCCAGGCCATCCGCCAGGACAAGGGCGCCGCCGACTGGTGCCTGTCGGTCTTCAAGGACAACGCCGGGGTCATCCGCTTCGACAGCGACTGGAAGCTGGCCTTCAAGGTCGAGACCCACAACAGCCCTTCAGCCCTGGACCCGTACGGCGGGGCGCTGACCGGTATCGTCGGCGTCAACCGCGATCCCTTCGGCACCGGGATGGGCGCCAAGCTGGTGGCCAACACCAACGTCTTCTGCTTTGCCTCGCCCTTCTACGACCAGCCGCTGCCACCCCGGCTCCTCCATCCGAAGCGGATCTTCGAGGGGGTGCGCCAGGGCGTGGAGCATGGTGGCAACAAGAGTGGCATCCCCACGGTCAACGGCTCCCTGGTCTTCGATGACCGGTATGCGGGCAAGCCGCTGGTCTTCTGCGGCACCATCGGCATCCTGCCGGACACCCTCCATGGCCAGCCCGCGGAGACCAAGAAGGCCCGGGCCGGCGACGCCATCGTCATGACCGGCGGCCGCATCGGCAAGGACGGCATCCACGGCGCCACCTTCTCCTCCGAGGAGCTGCACGAGGGCTCGCCGGCCACCGCTGTCCAGATCGGCGACCCCATCACCCAGAAGAAGATGTTCGACTGCCTGCTCGTGGCCCGGGATCGGGGGCTCTACACCTGCATCACCGACAACGGCGCCGGCGGCCTCTCCTCGTCGGTGGGCGAGATGGCCCAGGATACCGGCGGCTTCGAGCTGCACCTGGACCGGGCGCCGCTCAAGTACGCCGGCCTCGCCCCCTGGGAGATCTTCCTCTCCGAGGCCCAGGAGCGGATGACCCTGGCGGTGCCCCAGGAGCACCTGCCAGCCTTTCTGGCCCTGTGCGCCAAGATGGATGTGGAGGCCACGGTGCTGGGCACCTTCACCGACAGCGGCCTTTTCCACGTGCTCCACGACGGCCGCACCGTCGCCTGCCTGGAGATGGAATTCGTCCACGGCGGCCTGCCGCCTATGCGGCTGGCCGCCGCCTGGCAGCCGCCCCGCCATCCGGAGCCGGTCCTGCCGGCGGCGCCGGACCTGGGGGCCACCCTGCGGGCGCTTCTGGGGCGTCTCAATGTCTGCAGCAAAGAGTACGTGGTCCGGCAGTACGACCATGAGGTGCAGGGCGGCTCGGTGGTGAAGCCGTTGACCGGCGTCGCCAACGACGGTCCCAGCGATGCCGCGGTGCTGCGGCCGGTCCTCACCAGCTTCCGGGGCCTGGCGGTGAGCCACGGCATCTGTCCCCGTTACTCGGATATCGATGCCTTCCACATGACCGCCTGCGCTATCGACGAGGGCATCCGCAACGCCCTTGCCGTGGGCGCCAGCCTGGAGCACATGGCCGGGCTGGACAACTTCTGCTGGTGCGACCCGGTGCTCTCGGACAAGACCCCGGACGGGCCATACAAGCTGGCCCAGCTGGTGCGGGCCAACCAGGCCCTGGCCCGCTACACCCGGGCCTACGGCGTGCCGTGCATCTCCGGCAAGGACAGCATGAAGAACGATTACCTGGTGGCCGGCACCAAGATCTCCATCCCGCCGACCCTGCTCTTCTCGGTGGTGGCCGTGCTGCCCGACGTGCGGCAGGCGGTGACCATGGATCTCAAGCGGCCCGGCGATCGGGTCTACGTCCTGGGCCTCACCCGGCCGGAGCTGGGGGCCTCCGAGTACGCCGGCCTCCTGGGGGCCATCGGCAATACCGTGCCCCAGGTGCGGGAGGAGGAGGCCCTGCCCCGCTACCAGGCCTTGGCTGCGGCCTGCCGCCAGGGCCTGGTAGCCTCCTGCCACGACTGCGCTGACGGCGGCCTCGGGGTGGCCCTGGCGGAATGCGCCTTTGCCGGCGGCCTCGGACTGGCCGTGGACCTCGACCGGGTGCCCGCAGCAGGGATCGACCGCACAGACGTGCTGCTCTTTGCCGAGTCCCAGAGCCGCTTTGTGGTGAGTGTCGCCCCGGAGAAAGTCCCGGCCTTCGAGGCCCTCCTGGCCGGCACCGGCTGCGCCCTGGTGGGCGAGGTGCTGGCCGAGCCGGTGCTGCGCTGCACCGCCGGCGGCAGGACCGTGGTCGCCGAGCCGCTGGCCGCCCTCAAAGAGGCCTGGCAACGGCCCCTGTGGCTCTGAGCCCTGTCGGGAGCTGGCGATGACACTTCCCAAGGGTATCCTGGTGGCCGAGATCGAGGACGGCCAGGCGGTGGAAGGCCTCTTCCTCCTCCACGAGCTTTCCCGGGCCCAGACCAAGAACGGCAAGCCGTATCTGATTGTCACCGTCGCCGACCGGAGCGGCAGCATGGCTGGCCGGGTCTGGGAAGACGCCGACCGCTGGGCACAGGGCCTCAAGGCCGGCGAGGTGGTGGCCCTGGCCGGTGTCGCCCAGGCCTACCGGGGGGAGATCCAGCTGCGCATCGCCAGCCTGCGGCCGGTCAGCCGCGACCAGGTGGACATGGCCTTCTTCCTGCCGGCCACCGCCGCCGATGTGGAGGCCCTCGGCGCCGAGCTGGCGGCCCACATCAGCAGCATCACCGACCCCCCTCTGCGCCTGCTCCTTTCTCGCCTTTTCGACTCCGGCCCCTTTTTGACCGCCTTCATGGCGGCGCCGGCTGCGAAAAGGCTCCACCACGCCTGCCTGGGTGGCCTCCTGGAGCACACCTGCGCCGTGGCCCGTCTGGCCGACCGCGTCGCTCAACTCTATCCGGCCGTGGACCGCTCGCTGCTCATGGCCGGCGCCCTGGTGCACGACATCGGCAAGACCCATGAGCTGGACCCGTCGAGCTTTCCCTTCGAGTACACCGACCAGGGGCGGTTGGTCGGGCACGTCGTCCTGGGGGCGCAGATGGTGCAGGCAGCGGCCAGCGCCATCGAAGGCTTTCCGCCTGAGGTCGCCACCCGGCTGGTGCATCTGGTGCTGAGCCACCACGGCCAGCCGGAGTTCGGGGCGCCGGCCGTGCCCATGCTGCTGGAGGCCTTTATCCTCAACCTCCTCGATGACCTGGACGCCAAGGTCAACCAGTTCCGGCGGCTGGCCGAGGGTCTCAGGGAGCCGGGCTACCAGTGGAGCGACTACCAGCGCCATCTCGAGCGCTATCTGCTGGTGCTGGGGCCGGCCCAGCAGGAGGAGGGGAGCCCGGAGCCGCCGCCGGCCGGCGAGCCCGGCTCGTTGCCCGGCGGCCGGCGCCAGCCCAGCCTCTGGTAGCCGGCCTCCGGTGCCCATGGCGACCCCCGTCCAGCCCCACCTGCTGTCGTCCGTCATCGGCCAGGAGCGCGCCAAGACCGTGCTGCGCCGGGCGGTGGCCGGCCAGCGCCTCGGCCATGCCTTCCTCTTCCGGGGACCGGCCGGGGTGGGCAAGCGCCGCACCGCCATGGCCTTCGCCGCCCTGGTCAACTGCCGGCAGCGGCGGGCCGGCGATGCCTGCGGCGTCTGTCCCTCCTGCCGCAAACTGGCGGCAGGCAGCCATCCGGACGTGACACGCATCGATCCGGACGGTGCCTTCATCAAGATCGACCAGATTCGCCGCCTCGCCACCATCCTGGGCTTCCCCCCCCTGGAGGGTCTGTTTCGGGTCATCATCCTGGCCGGGGTGGAGAACATGCGGGTCGAGGGTGCCAATGCCCTCCTGAAAACCCTGGAGGAGCCGCCGCCAGCCACCATCCTGGTGCTGACCGCCGACGAGGCTGGTCCCCTGCTGCCCACGGTGGTCTCCCGCTGCCAGGTCGTGCCGTTCTTGCCCCTGGCCCCCGAAGAGGTGGCACAAGGCGTCCTTCTTCAGGTAGACTGTGACCCGCACACGGCCCGGGGAATGGCCGCCGTGGCCGGGGGCAGCATCGGCCGCGCCCTCACCCTGGCCGCCAGCGGCCTTCACC is part of the Thermodesulfobacteriota bacterium genome and encodes:
- a CDS encoding flavodoxin domain-containing protein → MTQTEVKKDIHWVGAVDWKVRDFHGYSTYKGTTYNAYLALDEHPTLFDTVKKGFEGDLLHRLRSHIDPAQIDYIVVNHVEMDHSGALPEMVEIVRPKKIFCSDMGHKAILSHFHRPDWPLETVASGQTISIGRRTVQFLETRMLHWPDSMFSYLPEDRLLVSSDAFGQHWATSERFDDQVEMTELMRHAAKYYANILLPYSKLIPKLVAKIQELGLVFDTIAPDHGLIWRAEPGRIIEAYAGWAAQKPAKKALIIYDTMWHSTEKMAHAIYKGLVGQGISTKLLDLKSNHRSDVITEVLDAAALVFGSPTLNNGIMPLLADFLTYLKGLKPENKLAAAFGSYGWSGEAVGIITRALEEMKMELVAPGIKVKHVPTADDLAACLALGDQLGRRIQERLA
- a CDS encoding ferritin; this encodes MLSPTMEEAMNGQLNAELYSSYLYLAMAAYFESAGLSGCANWMRMQAQEEAFHAMKFFAHIGERGGRVRLAAIAAPPLEWASALAVFQDTLAHERKVTGLINGLLDQALAERDHASTNFLQWFVSEQVEEEANAGAIVDKLRLAGDASAPLFFLDTELAQRRFVMPGTGSAKPAAG
- a CDS encoding desulfoferrodoxin codes for the protein MNERHQVYRCEVCGNIVEMLHASDGELVCCGQPMKLMTENTVDASREKHVPVVEQVAGGFKVKVGSVPHPMEEKHFIQWIELLADGQALRQFLAPGQAPEAFFATSAKVVTAREYCNLHGLWRS
- the rbr gene encoding rubrerythrin produces the protein MGKLMGTETEKSLLAAFAGESQARNRYTYFASQAKKDGFRQIEAIFLETADQEKEHAKRFFKFLEGQDLEISGTFPAGVIGATLANLEAAAMGERHEHSTLYPGFAAIAREEGFAEVAAVFEAVSVAERQHEKRYLDLAANITAGRVFHRDQATTWRCRNCGYLHHSTDAPSRCPACAHEQAYFELLGENW
- a CDS encoding transcriptional repressor; protein product: MTYQRQVILETLRELTSHPTVDEIFQLIRRRAPRISLATVYRNLEILAESGLVRKIELAGQQKRFDGTMTPHHHVRCEGCGRVGDVLADCELPDLTSIAQCGTDFALTGCQVVFSGRCPHCQAAGAEPDPEDQPASPIS
- a CDS encoding AIR synthase-related protein, whose product is MVARIEVGLKPEFVDAYGGTVARRIAGDLHLPIAGVRTLKVFTVDAELGQAELAALAGEAFRDPVTQEASLGSLALDGGLAFDWVVEVGFRPGVTDNEGHTAAQALALLLGRRLTAGEGVFTSVQYLLEGPLRREQVEMVARSLLANELIQRFAVKDRAQFVADQGMEKVVPRVTGLVSAAVAEIDLDVPDAELRRISREGTLALTVPEMTIIRDYLKRPEVLARRARYGLGERVTDVELESLAQTWSEHCKHKIFNAVIDYRDLATGESATITSLFDTYIRASTQAIRQDKGAADWCLSVFKDNAGVIRFDSDWKLAFKVETHNSPSALDPYGGALTGIVGVNRDPFGTGMGAKLVANTNVFCFASPFYDQPLPPRLLHPKRIFEGVRQGVEHGGNKSGIPTVNGSLVFDDRYAGKPLVFCGTIGILPDTLHGQPAETKKARAGDAIVMTGGRIGKDGIHGATFSSEELHEGSPATAVQIGDPITQKKMFDCLLVARDRGLYTCITDNGAGGLSSSVGEMAQDTGGFELHLDRAPLKYAGLAPWEIFLSEAQERMTLAVPQEHLPAFLALCAKMDVEATVLGTFTDSGLFHVLHDGRTVACLEMEFVHGGLPPMRLAAAWQPPRHPEPVLPAAPDLGATLRALLGRLNVCSKEYVVRQYDHEVQGGSVVKPLTGVANDGPSDAAVLRPVLTSFRGLAVSHGICPRYSDIDAFHMTACAIDEGIRNALAVGASLEHMAGLDNFCWCDPVLSDKTPDGPYKLAQLVRANQALARYTRAYGVPCISGKDSMKNDYLVAGTKISIPPTLLFSVVAVLPDVRQAVTMDLKRPGDRVYVLGLTRPELGASEYAGLLGAIGNTVPQVREEEALPRYQALAAACRQGLVASCHDCADGGLGVALAECAFAGGLGLAVDLDRVPAAGIDRTDVLLFAESQSRFVVSVAPEKVPAFEALLAGTGCALVGEVLAEPVLRCTAGGRTVVAEPLAALKEAWQRPLWL
- a CDS encoding HD domain-containing protein, giving the protein MTLPKGILVAEIEDGQAVEGLFLLHELSRAQTKNGKPYLIVTVADRSGSMAGRVWEDADRWAQGLKAGEVVALAGVAQAYRGEIQLRIASLRPVSRDQVDMAFFLPATAADVEALGAELAAHISSITDPPLRLLLSRLFDSGPFLTAFMAAPAAKRLHHACLGGLLEHTCAVARLADRVAQLYPAVDRSLLMAGALVHDIGKTHELDPSSFPFEYTDQGRLVGHVVLGAQMVQAAASAIEGFPPEVATRLVHLVLSHHGQPEFGAPAVPMLLEAFILNLLDDLDAKVNQFRRLAEGLREPGYQWSDYQRHLERYLLVLGPAQQEEGSPEPPPAGEPGSLPGGRRQPSLW
- the holB gene encoding DNA polymerase III subunit delta' codes for the protein MATPVQPHLLSSVIGQERAKTVLRRAVAGQRLGHAFLFRGPAGVGKRRTAMAFAALVNCRQRRAGDACGVCPSCRKLAAGSHPDVTRIDPDGAFIKIDQIRRLATILGFPPLEGLFRVIILAGVENMRVEGANALLKTLEEPPPATILVLTADEAGPLLPTVVSRCQVVPFLPLAPEEVAQGVLLQVDCDPHTARGMAAVAGGSIGRALTLAASGLHPTSERLQSVLAAGWADDPETVEALLALAREAAALKEDLDPFLDLVAIWARDLLVTATGLPASLLANPDAAARLSSVQGRWTREEIQAMFRDLDRVRDQLRRNCNRELACEVLFLGLAPRRPPATGAGGARPSL